From one Triticum urartu cultivar G1812 chromosome 3, Tu2.1, whole genome shotgun sequence genomic stretch:
- the LOC125546360 gene encoding metallothionein-like protein 2C, whose translation MSCCGGNCGCGTACKCGNGCGGCNMYPEAEAAGATLLVSATATHKASSGGMEMAAENGGCGCTQCKCGTSCGCSCCSC comes from the exons ATGTCTTGCTGCGGAGGAAACTGCGGCTGCGGCACCGCCTGCAAGTGCGGCAACGGCTGCGGCGGCTGCAACATGTACCCGGAGGCCGAGGCCGCCGGCGCCACCCTCCTCGTCTCCGCCACCGCCACCCACAAGGC GAGCTCCGGCGGCATGGAGATGGCGGCCGAGAACGGCGGCTGCGGCTGCACCCAGTGCAAGTGCGGCACCAGCTGCGGCTGCTCCTGCTGCAGCTGCTAG